TTCTGCGGTTCCGGGGATTAATCGGGCAAAAACAAAAGATGGGTCCATTTCCATTTTTTCCGCGGCTTCATCAATGAATTTCAGGACGTATTCCTCAAACACTTCCACATCGTCAGTACGGAGGCCACGTATATTAATGGTGGCACCGCTGCACCCACAGGGCAGGGCAAAAGCATCAAGTTCTGTAAGAAACACGGGAATTCCAAGCATTTCCCTTAGTTTTTTTTCCAGATCATTCCTGACAGTTAGGAGAGATTCGGCAATTGTCATTGTATTTCCTCAAAATTTGTCACTTAGCTTTGTATGGCCCGAACTACTTTCTCTGACAGCTTTTTGCAGTAGCCACATTTCTTACAGTTCTTACTGCAGTTTTTCCATTGGTCGATTGCACCTTCAAGTTCAGAATTCGGTATTTCAAAAGCTTCCCGCAGGTCACGAATGCTGTCAAGCAAATCCATCAGGTTTCCGTCGTATTTCTGATTTGAATATGCGTTTACATTGTTCAAAATCCAGTCCACAAAGTGTGTTCTTCCACCGATTTTGAATGTGTCTGTTATAGGTAGGTAGTGAGGTATATCTTCCGGACGAATCCAGGGGGATTTGATAATCTGTTCCGGGTTCCTCAATCTGATTGAAAGACACTTGTAGTAATAATAGTCATCCAGCACGTTTGGTTTTGGGCCGGGTCCATTGGCGTGGGAGAAGAAATTGAAGTGAGCATATCTGAAGGGGCACTGGTAGAGGCAGGCCTCATTAACCAGCAATTTCAGGCCACAGGACACAGATTCCTTGATGGCTTCAAGTTTCTGGAAGTCCCTGTTTACCACCGGGTCTATTACAATAGTGTCCGCTCCCAACTCTTCATAGAACATGGCTTTTTGTGGCGAATCCACGAATGACAGTACGGAAACCACGACTTCCATGTCATAATCCTTACTCAACATTTCCACAAGATATGGATCCGCTACTGTAACTGAATCAACTTCCATGTCACTGAGTCGATCAAAATACCAGGCAATTGCGTTGTATCCTTCGGGAGTTAGTTGCTGTCCTCCCATACAGGAGCTGTTGAGAACAATCTCAAGTTTAACGTTTTTACTGTGGGCATAGTCGACCTGCTCTGCTATGTCTTCCAGGGATGGTGCACTTAAATTTGTACGTCCCGTTCCAATATAATCAGGGGAACCGGCCATGTACACTGCATAAATGTTATCGGATCCTTCAAGCAAATCCTGTAAACCTTCCATATGGCCCACGTGTGG
The DNA window shown above is from Methanohalophilus levihalophilus and carries:
- a CDS encoding DUF5402 family protein gives rise to the protein MTIAESLLTVRNDLEKKLREMLGIPVFLTELDAFALPCGCSGATINIRGLRTDDVEVFEEYVLKFIDEAAEKMEMDPSFVFARLIPGTAEIASLNIRMLCDRCYQEFGRSEGKQPRPDIYILRAA
- a CDS encoding peptidase U32 family protein translates to MKLYVPHVGHMEGLQDLLEGSDNIYAVYMAGSPDYIGTGRTNLSAPSLEDIAEQVDYAHSKNVKLEIVLNSSCMGGQQLTPEGYNAIAWYFDRLSDMEVDSVTVADPYLVEMLSKDYDMEVVVSVLSFVDSPQKAMFYEELGADTIVIDPVVNRDFQKLEAIKESVSCGLKLLVNEACLYQCPFRYAHFNFFSHANGPGPKPNVLDDYYYYKCLSIRLRNPEQIIKSPWIRPEDIPHYLPITDTFKIGGRTHFVDWILNNVNAYSNQKYDGNLMDLLDSIRDLREAFEIPNSELEGAIDQWKNCSKNCKKCGYCKKLSEKVVRAIQS